One segment of Thermococcus sp. AM4 DNA contains the following:
- a CDS encoding signal recognition particle protein Srp54 — MALEKLGKALNSALRKLARSSTVDEALIREVVRDIQRALIQSDVNVRLVLQLTKRIQERALNEKPPAGVSPREHVVKIVYEELTKFLGKEAVPLEIREKPTILLTVGIQGSGKTTTIAKLARHLQKRGYKVGLVCTDTWRPGAYYQLKQLVEPYNIEVFGDPNEKDAIKLAREGVEHFREKGVDVIIVDTAGRHKEESGLIEEMKQISEAIKPHEVILVIDGTIGQQAYHQALAFKEATPIGSIIVTKLDGSAKGGGALSAVAATGAPIKFIGVGEKIDDLEPFDPKRFVSRLLGLGDIQGLLEKIEELQKEQEFKEEDVEKFLRGKFNLKDMYAQLEAMQKMGPLKQILQMIPGLGYSLPDDAIRVGEEKLRRYRIIMDSMTEEELENPDIINYSRIKRIARGSGTSTREVRELLAQYNQMRKMFKNLDKRKLAKMAKKFNFGGLGI, encoded by the coding sequence ATGGCACTTGAAAAGCTCGGCAAGGCCCTAAACAGTGCCCTGAGAAAGCTGGCGAGATCGAGCACTGTCGATGAAGCGCTCATAAGGGAGGTCGTTAGGGACATCCAGAGGGCCCTCATTCAGTCCGACGTTAACGTAAGGCTTGTTCTGCAACTGACGAAAAGGATACAGGAGAGGGCCCTCAACGAGAAGCCTCCCGCAGGCGTTAGCCCGAGGGAGCACGTGGTCAAAATAGTCTACGAAGAGCTCACGAAGTTCCTTGGAAAGGAAGCGGTCCCCCTGGAGATCAGGGAAAAACCAACGATACTGCTCACCGTTGGAATCCAGGGATCCGGTAAAACGACGACGATAGCAAAGCTCGCCCGGCACCTTCAGAAGAGGGGCTACAAGGTAGGTCTCGTGTGCACCGACACCTGGCGTCCCGGCGCCTACTACCAGCTCAAGCAGCTGGTCGAGCCCTACAACATAGAGGTCTTCGGCGATCCCAACGAGAAAGACGCCATAAAGCTCGCCAGAGAAGGCGTTGAGCACTTTCGGGAGAAGGGCGTGGACGTCATAATCGTCGATACAGCAGGAAGGCACAAGGAAGAATCCGGGCTCATAGAGGAGATGAAGCAGATAAGCGAGGCCATTAAGCCCCATGAGGTCATCCTGGTCATCGACGGAACGATAGGCCAGCAGGCTTACCATCAGGCCCTCGCCTTCAAGGAGGCCACTCCGATAGGCTCGATAATCGTCACGAAGCTCGACGGTTCGGCCAAGGGCGGAGGGGCACTTTCAGCAGTGGCAGCCACGGGGGCGCCGATAAAGTTCATAGGCGTCGGCGAGAAGATAGACGATCTCGAGCCCTTCGACCCGAAGAGGTTCGTTTCCAGGCTTCTCGGCCTTGGTGACATTCAGGGCCTTCTCGAGAAGATCGAGGAACTCCAGAAGGAGCAGGAGTTCAAGGAGGAGGACGTCGAGAAGTTCCTCAGGGGCAAGTTCAACCTGAAGGACATGTACGCCCAGCTTGAGGCGATGCAGAAGATGGGCCCGCTGAAGCAGATACTCCAGATGATACCCGGCCTCGGTTACTCCCTCCCCGACGACGCCATAAGGGTTGGGGAGGAGAAGCTCAGGCGCTACCGCATCATAATGGACTCCATGACGGAGGAGGAACTCGAGAACCCGGACATAATAAACTACTCCAGGATAAAGAGAATCGCAAGGGGTTCGGGAACGTCAACGCGCGAGGTGAGAGAACTTTTGGCACAGTACAACCAGATGCGAAAAATGTTTAAGAACCTGGACAAAAGAAAGTTAGCAAAGATGGCCAAGAAGTTCAACTTTGGAGGGCTGGGGATATGA
- a CDS encoding Lrp/AsnC family transcriptional regulator: MKKMEAIILVVARPGTEEKVYEKLKDHPKVKEIYRVYGEYDLILRVEADTIEDLDRFHDEVLRKVREIELTETLIASTYGLKEG; the protein is encoded by the coding sequence ATGAAGAAGATGGAGGCGATAATTCTCGTTGTCGCGAGGCCCGGTACGGAGGAGAAGGTCTACGAGAAGCTGAAGGACCACCCCAAGGTCAAGGAGATATACAGGGTCTACGGGGAGTACGACCTGATCCTGAGGGTCGAGGCCGACACGATAGAGGACCTCGACAGGTTCCACGACGAGGTTCTCAGGAAGGTCAGGGAGATAGAGCTGACCGAGACGCTGATCGCGAGCACCTACGGCCTAAAAGAGGGCTGA